A DNA window from Guyparkeria halophila contains the following coding sequences:
- a CDS encoding glycosyltransferase family 9 protein, which translates to MRIAIVAPDLPDEVIPTFPALTDAVRARPGLKFSVITGPEAAGWFRRHPDVDEVLVFDGTTLLASRWTPAGWRAGRAWKEALRAHPQLEQVEYVIDPFGRPETLAMAKRVPATSVGIARPTKGRLPRRQPYDSQYPVPDDLHRVQAVRVLFAAVLEYSLHDLNPDYGLSIEAEPVVTDLLVDTRALPFDAAGIELIRRRLGETGVSLDDVSAHPPADMEEWQRRLTQSRYVLVGNNRCGWLAAALGIPGVCVCRDGEAKHEGVITTRRSRQKLINVDHPPMNQAEIVVESIIQVITQGKAPIELPEEPPASPEGVEVTPERS; encoded by the coding sequence ATGCGTATTGCGATTGTCGCCCCTGACCTCCCGGACGAGGTCATCCCCACCTTCCCCGCCCTGACCGATGCGGTCCGCGCCCGGCCGGGACTGAAATTCAGTGTGATCACCGGCCCCGAGGCGGCCGGCTGGTTCCGCCGTCACCCCGACGTGGACGAGGTCCTGGTGTTCGACGGTACGACGCTGCTCGCCTCGCGCTGGACGCCGGCCGGCTGGCGCGCGGGTCGGGCATGGAAAGAGGCCTTGCGTGCGCACCCGCAATTGGAACAGGTCGAGTACGTGATCGACCCGTTCGGTCGCCCCGAGACCCTGGCGATGGCAAAGCGGGTCCCCGCCACCTCGGTGGGTATCGCCCGGCCCACCAAGGGTCGCCTGCCGAGGCGGCAACCCTACGATTCGCAATACCCGGTGCCGGACGACCTGCATCGGGTGCAGGCCGTGCGCGTGCTGTTCGCGGCGGTACTGGAGTATTCGCTGCACGATCTCAACCCGGATTACGGGCTGTCGATCGAGGCCGAGCCGGTGGTCACGGACCTGTTGGTCGACACCCGTGCTCTGCCGTTCGACGCAGCGGGCATCGAGTTGATCCGACGCCGTCTCGGCGAAACCGGGGTGAGCCTGGATGATGTCTCGGCCCATCCTCCCGCCGACATGGAGGAATGGCAACGCCGGCTGACGCAGAGCCGTTACGTGCTGGTCGGGAACAACCGTTGCGGCTGGCTCGCGGCCGCCCTCGGCATTCCCGGGGTGTGCGTCTGTCGTGATGGCGAGGCCAAGCACGAGGGCGTGATCACCACGCGCCGCTCGCGGCAGAAACTGATCAATGTCGATCACCCGCCGATGAACCAGGCGGAGATCGTGGTGGAATCGATCATCCAGGTCATCACCCAGGGCAAGGCGCCGATCGAACTGCCGGAAGAACCACCCGCCAGCCCGGAAGGCGTCGAGGTCACTCCCGAGCGGTCATGA
- a CDS encoding efflux RND transporter permease subunit → MFAAVVRHGTLVTVITLIIAILGAVAAWRIPVQMIPDLDVRTITVETRWPGATPQDIEKDILIEQERYLRNIPGLAELNATATSDAAEIELEFPFGTDITEALIEVNNALSQVPDYPRNVDEPRIAATSFSSNAFMYFRVATLPDNPRGLDIDLMRDFVYDEVRPRMESVPGVSEVTMRGGAERQMQIHVDERQLARRGLTLIDLRDAIRARNQDISGGEVDAGKRRYLLRTVGRFASAEELEQLVITRRGDAVIRLGDVAEVEQGGSRQRALAFTNGQKVIGLQVRRESGSNVIDIKYAMIGEVERINQEVLEPAGMILELNTDDARYVEASIQNVWVNMGLGAAFATLVLFLFLRSTRATLVGVIGIPLCAIAAFLGLLVTGRTINVISLAGVAFAIGMTVDNSIVVLENIERLRRRGMARLESAVEGVREVWPAVLASTATTVLVFLPILFIQEEAGQLYSDVAIAIAAAIMASMLVAVMLIPTLSARLDFGRSGQEGGGTPAWGRAIQAAVRGMIGSRLRRGVTMAVVLALSVSIVAFLTPPAEYLPEGEEPKTFAVMNAPPGYNLDEMARIAEEVEAHLLPAVDADPGAFERGDTPVPPLRNLVMQVQPTQIRVISETIDPDHIDALMNEITRFYEQYPGMRAFAAKGSIISSNDGGTRSISLDIAGADLADIYQVANRAYERAEVIFDNPRIQTRPSTLELAQPLVEIRPDWDRAAELGLSMEAIGFSVSALTEGAYVDDFFLDDDKIDIYLYGAGGRDPRLARLDEILLKSPQGASLPLSSVARIETRVDTSIVRRVDGKRMVTLDIIPPDSVALEAGVERVREALVGEMRAAGEIPAGVSLSISGASDQLNATRKALSGNFVIALAIIYLLLVAIFTHWRYPLLIMTAIPLGIAGGIAGLALMNLVGGLLPVIGLKAISQPFDMITMLGFLILMGTVVNNPILLVEQARRSFAEGRDAVEAVMDAVAVRLRPIVMTTLTTISGLSPLVLIPGEGTELYRGVGAIVMFGLLGATIVTLTFLPALTASVLGIAQRRRSPTA, encoded by the coding sequence ATGTTCGCTGCGGTTGTCCGTCACGGCACGCTGGTCACCGTCATCACCCTGATCATTGCCATCCTCGGGGCGGTCGCCGCATGGCGCATACCGGTGCAGATGATCCCGGATCTCGATGTGCGCACCATCACCGTCGAGACCCGCTGGCCCGGTGCCACGCCCCAGGACATCGAGAAGGACATCCTGATCGAGCAGGAACGTTACCTGCGCAATATCCCCGGGTTGGCGGAGCTCAACGCCACCGCCACCAGCGATGCGGCGGAGATCGAGCTCGAGTTTCCCTTCGGCACCGATATCACCGAGGCGCTGATCGAGGTCAACAATGCGCTGAGCCAGGTGCCCGATTACCCGCGCAATGTCGACGAACCGCGCATCGCGGCCACCTCGTTTTCCTCCAATGCCTTCATGTACTTCCGGGTCGCGACGCTGCCGGACAACCCGCGTGGTCTGGACATCGATCTGATGCGCGATTTCGTCTACGACGAGGTCCGCCCGCGCATGGAAAGTGTGCCCGGGGTCTCGGAGGTCACCATGCGCGGCGGCGCCGAACGGCAGATGCAGATCCACGTCGACGAACGCCAGCTGGCGCGCCGCGGACTGACCCTGATCGATCTGCGTGATGCCATTCGCGCGCGCAACCAGGACATCTCGGGCGGGGAGGTGGATGCGGGCAAACGACGGTATCTGCTGCGCACCGTGGGCCGTTTCGCCAGCGCCGAGGAGCTCGAGCAACTGGTGATCACCCGGCGGGGCGATGCCGTGATCCGGCTGGGCGACGTGGCGGAGGTCGAGCAGGGTGGGTCGCGTCAGCGGGCGCTTGCCTTCACCAACGGCCAGAAGGTGATCGGTCTGCAGGTGCGTCGCGAGAGTGGCTCGAATGTCATCGACATCAAGTACGCCATGATCGGCGAGGTCGAGCGCATCAACCAGGAGGTGCTCGAGCCGGCCGGGATGATCCTGGAGCTCAACACCGACGATGCGCGCTACGTCGAGGCCTCGATTCAGAACGTCTGGGTGAACATGGGTCTCGGGGCGGCGTTTGCGACCCTGGTCCTGTTCCTGTTCCTGCGCTCGACCCGCGCGACCCTGGTCGGTGTCATCGGCATCCCGTTGTGCGCGATCGCCGCGTTTCTGGGGCTGCTGGTCACGGGGCGGACCATCAACGTGATCTCGCTCGCCGGAGTGGCCTTTGCCATCGGCATGACCGTGGACAACAGCATCGTGGTGCTGGAGAACATCGAACGATTGCGTCGCCGGGGCATGGCCCGGCTGGAATCCGCCGTCGAGGGCGTACGTGAGGTCTGGCCGGCGGTGCTGGCCTCGACGGCGACCACGGTCCTGGTGTTTCTGCCGATTCTCTTCATCCAGGAAGAGGCGGGCCAGTTGTACTCGGATGTGGCCATCGCGATCGCCGCGGCGATCATGGCCTCGATGCTGGTGGCGGTGATGCTGATTCCGACCCTCAGCGCGCGCCTGGATTTCGGTCGCTCGGGCCAGGAGGGGGGCGGAACCCCGGCATGGGGCAGGGCCATCCAAGCCGCGGTGCGCGGCATGATCGGGTCACGGCTGCGGCGCGGGGTCACCATGGCCGTGGTGCTGGCGCTGAGCGTGTCGATTGTCGCGTTTCTCACCCCGCCCGCCGAATACCTGCCGGAGGGGGAAGAGCCCAAGACCTTCGCGGTGATGAACGCGCCGCCGGGCTACAACCTCGACGAGATGGCGCGCATCGCCGAGGAGGTCGAGGCCCATCTTCTGCCGGCGGTCGACGCCGACCCGGGGGCCTTCGAGCGTGGCGACACCCCCGTGCCGCCGCTGCGCAACCTGGTCATGCAGGTCCAGCCCACCCAGATCCGGGTGATCTCCGAGACGATCGACCCCGACCATATCGACGCGCTGATGAACGAGATCACCCGGTTCTACGAGCAGTATCCGGGGATGCGGGCGTTTGCGGCCAAGGGCTCGATCATTTCCAGCAACGACGGGGGTACGCGCAGCATCTCGCTCGACATCGCCGGGGCCGATCTGGCGGATATTTATCAAGTGGCGAATCGTGCCTATGAACGGGCCGAGGTGATCTTCGACAACCCCCGTATCCAGACACGCCCGTCGACACTTGAACTCGCCCAGCCATTGGTCGAGATCCGCCCGGACTGGGACCGGGCCGCCGAACTGGGTTTGAGCATGGAGGCGATCGGGTTTTCCGTCTCGGCCCTGACGGAAGGGGCCTACGTGGATGATTTCTTTCTCGACGACGACAAGATCGATATCTACCTCTACGGGGCGGGCGGACGCGATCCGCGTCTGGCACGACTCGACGAGATCCTGCTGAAAAGCCCGCAGGGCGCCAGCCTGCCGCTGTCATCGGTGGCGCGCATCGAGACCCGCGTCGATACCAGCATCGTGCGTCGGGTCGATGGCAAACGGATGGTGACACTCGACATCATCCCGCCGGATTCCGTCGCCCTGGAGGCGGGGGTCGAGCGGGTGCGCGAGGCGTTGGTTGGCGAGATGCGCGCCGCGGGCGAGATTCCTGCCGGTGTCAGCCTGTCCATCTCGGGTGCGTCAGACCAGCTAAACGCGACCCGGAAGGCGCTCTCCGGCAATTTCGTGATCGCCTTGGCGATCATCTACCTGCTCCTGGTCGCCATCTTCACCCACTGGCGCTACCCGTTGCTGATCATGACCGCGATTCCCCTCGGCATCGCCGGGGGCATTGCCGGGCTGGCGTTGATGAACCTGGTGGGTGGCTTGCTGCCCGTCATCGGTCTGAAGGCGATCAGCCAACCGTTCGACATGATCACCATGCTCGGCTTTCTGATCCTGATGGGCACGGTGGTCAACAATCCGATCCTGCTGGTCGAACAGGCCCGGCGCAGTTTCGCCGAGGGACGTGACGCGGTCGAGGCGGTGATGGATGCCGTCGCGGTGCGGCTGCGGCCCATCGTGATGACCACGCTGACCACCATCAGCGGGCTCTCGCCGCTGGTGCTGATCCCGGGCGAGGGCACCGAGCTTTATCGCGGGGTCGGGGCGATCGTGATGTTCGGGCTGCTGGGCGCGACCATCGTCACCCTGACCTTTTTGCCGGCCCTGACAGCGAGCGTGCTCGGGATCGCCCAGCGGCGGCGCTCGCCGACGGCCTGA
- a CDS encoding FAD-binding protein has protein sequence MKSTSVGTQQVTDTAKRPAFEWVEDAPLPNTLRLPAWGERMLVLNDVSERTLTTPVVADWLADRATRVAAGGSNVVFATPRISQTVMIAACGWSIEPTDADTIDLSVEAGMGLDALVRATAESGWFGLEALAEIPGTVGAAPMQNVGAYGTEIAERTRWVEAWDRRERRVERFARDACDFSYRHSRFKREPGRWLILRVGLSLSTTPPADWPPVAYPGVDEAVRDWSAQSGRARSTMSPSEYAALITSVRRTKLPDWRRGWPGSAGSFFHNPIVTVEVADRLSGRWPDMPRFDVPGGVKIPAGWLIEAAGLKGHREGAVAVSLRHALVIEHHGGATGAEFLRFAESVRDRVEDVTGIRLVVEPECVSVS, from the coding sequence ATGAAATCGACCAGCGTGGGGACGCAGCAGGTGACAGATACCGCCAAACGGCCGGCCTTTGAGTGGGTCGAAGACGCCCCCTTGCCGAATACGCTGCGCTTGCCGGCCTGGGGCGAGCGCATGCTGGTCCTCAATGACGTCTCCGAGCGTACCTTGACCACGCCCGTGGTCGCGGACTGGCTCGCCGATCGCGCCACCCGGGTCGCCGCGGGCGGCTCGAACGTCGTCTTCGCCACGCCCCGAATTTCCCAGACCGTGATGATCGCCGCGTGCGGCTGGTCAATCGAGCCCACGGATGCGGACACGATCGACTTGTCCGTGGAGGCGGGCATGGGGCTGGATGCCCTCGTGCGCGCCACGGCCGAGAGCGGCTGGTTCGGTCTGGAGGCACTTGCCGAGATCCCCGGCACGGTCGGCGCGGCCCCCATGCAGAACGTCGGGGCCTACGGAACGGAAATCGCCGAGCGCACGCGTTGGGTCGAGGCCTGGGACCGCCGGGAACGGCGCGTCGAGCGATTTGCGCGTGATGCCTGTGATTTTTCCTATCGCCACAGTCGCTTCAAGCGCGAGCCGGGACGCTGGCTGATCCTGCGGGTGGGGCTGTCTCTGTCGACAACGCCACCGGCTGACTGGCCGCCGGTCGCCTATCCGGGGGTGGACGAGGCCGTGCGCGACTGGAGTGCGCAGAGCGGTCGGGCGCGCTCGACCATGTCACCGTCGGAGTATGCGGCACTGATCACCTCGGTTCGCCGTACCAAGCTGCCCGACTGGCGCCGTGGCTGGCCCGGTAGCGCCGGGAGTTTCTTTCACAATCCGATCGTGACCGTCGAGGTGGCCGATCGCCTGTCGGGACGTTGGCCGGACATGCCCCGGTTCGATGTTCCCGGTGGGGTGAAGATCCCCGCCGGCTGGCTGATCGAGGCGGCGGGACTGAAGGGGCATCGCGAGGGGGCGGTTGCGGTGTCATTACGCCATGCCCTGGTGATCGAGCATCACGGCGGCGCGACCGGCGCGGAATTCCTCCGCTTTGCCGAGTCGGTGCGCGATCGGGTGGAAGACGTGACCGGTATTCGCCTGGTGGTTGAGCCGGAGTG
- the metG gene encoding methionine--tRNA ligase, translating into MDKQRRILVTSALPYANGPLHLGHIIETIQTDIWVRAQKLFGNECRYVCADDTHGTPIMLRAKQEGMTPEELIAKIHQLHEADFQGFGIGFDNFGSTHTDDNRRMAEEIFGKLDAAGLISRKTIKQAFDEIEQMFLPDRFIKGTCPKCGADDQYGDNCEACGATYSPTELKHPKSVLSGTTPVERDSEHYFFDLPKIGDRLKTWLDQAEVQPSIKAKLNEWFESGLQSWDISRDAPYFGFEIPGAPGKFFYVWLDAPIGYIGSFIELARREGLSFDEFWSKDADTELVHFIGKDIAYFHTLFWPATLMGSGMRTPNAIHAHGFLTLNGEKMSKSRGTFIKAKTYLEHLDPEALRYYFAAKLGSGIDDIDLNLEDFRYRVNADLVGKVVNIASRCAGFIKKHFDGRLAAQLERPELHREMTDASAGIAQRYERREYSAAMREIMALADRANQYIDERKPWVLAKDEATRDEVQAICTDGINAFAVLMTYLSPVLPTLAAKAAEFLNIESLTWQGLDQPLLDHPVNKFKPMMQRVEESSLEALLEAAKQDAAEEAKTKAGADKNKPAAEKREIAPIAETIDIDQFAAVDLRIAKILEADHVEGADKLLRLSLDIGEEKPRQVFAGIKAAYDPATLVGRHTVMVANLAPRKMKFGLSEGMVLAAGSGGSDLHILSPDDGATPGTRVK; encoded by the coding sequence ATGGACAAACAACGCCGGATTCTCGTTACCTCTGCCCTGCCCTATGCCAACGGTCCCTTGCACCTCGGTCACATCATCGAGACGATCCAAACCGACATCTGGGTGCGGGCGCAGAAGCTCTTCGGCAACGAGTGCCGCTACGTCTGTGCCGACGACACCCACGGCACACCGATCATGCTGCGCGCCAAGCAGGAGGGCATGACGCCCGAGGAGCTGATCGCCAAGATCCATCAGCTCCACGAGGCCGACTTCCAGGGCTTCGGCATCGGTTTCGATAACTTCGGCTCCACGCACACCGACGACAACCGCCGCATGGCCGAGGAGATCTTCGGCAAGCTCGACGCGGCCGGGCTGATCAGTCGCAAGACCATCAAGCAGGCCTTCGACGAGATCGAACAGATGTTCCTGCCGGACCGCTTCATCAAGGGCACCTGTCCCAAGTGCGGTGCCGACGACCAGTACGGTGACAACTGCGAGGCCTGCGGCGCGACCTATTCGCCCACCGAGCTCAAGCACCCGAAGTCGGTACTCTCTGGAACCACCCCGGTCGAGCGTGACTCCGAGCACTACTTCTTCGACCTGCCCAAGATCGGCGACCGCCTCAAGACCTGGCTCGACCAGGCCGAGGTCCAGCCGTCGATCAAGGCCAAGCTCAACGAGTGGTTCGAATCCGGCCTGCAGTCGTGGGACATCTCGCGCGATGCGCCCTACTTCGGTTTCGAGATCCCGGGCGCCCCGGGCAAGTTCTTCTACGTCTGGCTGGATGCGCCGATCGGCTACATCGGTTCGTTCATCGAGCTGGCGCGTCGCGAAGGGCTCTCGTTTGACGAATTCTGGAGCAAGGATGCCGACACCGAGCTGGTGCACTTTATCGGCAAGGACATCGCCTACTTCCACACCCTGTTCTGGCCCGCGACCCTGATGGGCTCCGGCATGCGTACGCCGAATGCCATCCACGCCCACGGCTTTCTCACCCTCAACGGCGAGAAGATGAGCAAGTCGCGCGGGACCTTCATCAAGGCCAAGACCTACCTCGAACATCTCGACCCCGAGGCGCTGCGCTACTACTTCGCCGCCAAGCTCGGTTCGGGCATCGACGACATCGACCTCAACCTCGAGGACTTCCGTTATCGCGTCAACGCGGATCTGGTCGGCAAGGTGGTCAATATCGCCAGTCGCTGCGCGGGCTTCATCAAGAAGCACTTCGACGGTCGGTTGGCCGCCCAACTCGAACGCCCCGAACTCCATCGCGAGATGACGGATGCGTCCGCCGGCATCGCCCAGCGCTACGAGCGCCGCGAATACAGCGCAGCGATGCGCGAGATCATGGCGCTGGCCGACCGGGCCAACCAGTACATCGACGAGCGCAAGCCGTGGGTACTGGCCAAGGACGAGGCCACCCGCGACGAGGTCCAGGCGATCTGCACGGATGGGATCAACGCCTTCGCCGTGCTGATGACCTACCTCTCGCCGGTGTTGCCCACGCTTGCCGCCAAGGCGGCCGAGTTCCTCAACATCGAGTCGCTGACCTGGCAGGGGTTGGATCAACCGCTGCTTGACCACCCGGTCAACAAGTTCAAGCCGATGATGCAACGCGTCGAGGAATCGTCCCTGGAGGCACTGCTCGAGGCGGCCAAGCAGGACGCGGCCGAGGAAGCCAAGACCAAGGCCGGGGCCGACAAGAACAAGCCCGCCGCCGAAAAGCGCGAGATCGCACCGATCGCGGAAACCATCGACATCGACCAGTTCGCCGCCGTCGACCTGCGCATCGCCAAGATCCTCGAGGCCGATCATGTCGAGGGCGCGGACAAGTTGCTGCGTCTATCGCTGGATATCGGCGAGGAAAAGCCCCGCCAGGTGTTCGCGGGCATCAAGGCCGCGTATGACCCGGCCACCCTCGTGGGGCGTCACACCGTCATGGTCGCCAATCTGGCCCCGCGCAAGATGAAGTTCGGCCTTTCCGAAGGCATGGTGCTGGCGGCGGGTTCCGGTGGCTCGGACCTGCATATCCTCTCGCCCGACGACGGTGCGACGCCGGGCACGCGGGTGAAGTAG